The genomic window ATCCCTTGGGAAAACGTATTGATTTATCGTGATTTTGAACGCGCTCGTAACTGGGCTGTACAAGGTGGATTTGCTCGCTTATTCCCGTTACAAGCTTGTGTGCGTTTAGCAGTGAAACTCGATTTTATTACTGGATTATTACAAAAAAGTCTTGAATGTACTGGCGTTATTGATTTTCGTGGCGTACAAGCTGACCTTGGTGAAGTTGTCGCATGGCGAAACCTTTTCTGGTCACTCACCGATGCGATGACATCTGAAGCGCAAGCTTGAGAAGGTGGTGCTTATTTACCCGATACGCAAGCCATTCAAACTTATCGTGTTATGGCACCAATGGCTTATACAAAAATTAAAAATATCATCGAAAGTAATGTCACAAGTGGTTTAATTTATTTACCATCAAGTGTTCGTGATATGAATAATCCAGAAATTGATAAATACCTAGCTAAATATGTGCGCGGTTCAAATGGTATGGATCATGTTGAACGTATCAAGATCCTGAAATTAATGTGGGATGCGATTGGTAGTGAGTTTGGTGGTCGTCATGAATTGTATGAAATTAACTATGCAGGCAGCCAAGATGAAATTCGCCTGCAATGTCTACGCCATTCATACGGCTCTGGCAATATGAAAGCAATGACAGATATGGTTGACCGCTGCTTGTCTGATTACGATCAACATGGCTGGAAGCGTCCACACCTGCACAATAACAATGATATTAATCAGTTAGATTCGCTGCTGAAATAGTCGGCAGCAGGAGGCCAATATGTCTTTAGAAAATGAACATCGCCTAAATTTCAGAGATGCGATGGCAAGTCTTGGTGCGGCAGTGAACATCGTCACCACGGATGGCACCGCGGGATGTTGCGGGATCACCGCAACAGCGGTCTGCTCTGTCACAGATACGCCACCGACTTTGATGGTGTGTGTTAACCGCAATAGCGCAATGAATGCGGTCTTTCAGGAAAATGGCCGCCTGTGTGTCAATATATTGAATCACGAGCAAGAAGAGATGGCTTGCCACTTTGCGGGAATGAAAGGCTCGACAATGGAAGAGCGTTTCAGTTGGAGCGTCTGGGATAGAGGCATGTTACAACAGCCATTATTAAAAGATGCTTTAGCCAACCTCGAAGGAGAAATTACACAAGTCCAAGATATTGGAACTCACTCTGTCTATTTGGTTGAAATTAAAAAAATCATTGTAAGAGAAGAAGGTCACGGCTTAGTGTATTTTAAACGCAAATTCCATCCTGTGATGATGCAACAAATTTTGGCAGTCACCGTCTAAGCAAATTAAATTAACCTCATTCATACTGAAAATATTGTGTGAATGAGGTTATTTTTAATGTCCTAAATATCCATTATTAAACTGATAAATTAGTGATGCTTATTTCCCTGTACCACTTTGTTTAAATACAAAATGATTGCCCCATCAAATCCATCATTACGGATAGCATAAGACGTTGAATATTCTTGTTTACCGTCAATAAATAATTGTGATATCACCCCTAATTTGGAACTCTCCTTAATTTTACTATTTTTACAAATTAATGAAGTCTCATACTTTGCTATTTGACCGACTGAGCGGTAGTCTTTATTTACGGCAAGTGTTCGTATATTGTCTTTATCTGAATAATCAACCAATTTAGTTTTTAACTCTACATTCTTATAATAGTGAGTATTATTAGGTGTGATGATGACATAATTATATTTTTTATATGTATTACTTACATTATTGATATCTAATACATTTATTTTATGGCTATCTTTTGATTTATGATTTTCGCTCTTATTTAGAATGGCGCGATTAGAATTTAATTCAGTTTCTCTACTACAAAGAGAATATAGAAATTTAGTAATTGGCATAAAGTGATATTTCCTTATTTATAGTGGCTAATTAAAATAATAACCTAGCTTTTAAAGGGAAATAACTCACAATTTTATACCTTCCAAAAATTTCAGCTTTAGAATATTTTCATATACCTAATATTAATTTGAAATAAGATATTTTATAAAACAATCAAAACATTTCCCTTAAGTGAAATGTAATACACTTAATACTTAACTAAATTTATCTCAAAAAATTTAGTTAAATAAAAAAACCTATTTTATTTAAATAATAATACATCTTTTATCCTAAATATTTATCAAAATAGATATAACCCGACAAACATTATGTCGTTATATAGACTGCCTAAATGTAAATTTTCTATGCTTACTCTATTTTTAAATCAATCAAGCAGTACAAAACATCTTTTTGATATTAATGATAAATTTGCATATTGAATGATAATTATTAACATTTAGTATGTTAATACCAACTACTGTTTTATAAAAAAACTTATCATGAAAAATTATTCTATGAAGCCTATTACACAGCTTCTGAAAATTCTTATTGGTGTTAGCCCATTTATGGCAAGTGGGATAGTTATTGCTCAAGATGAAACAAAAAATTTATCTCAGGAAAACCTGACACAATTAGGGCCATTAAAGGTTTCAGGAAAATCACAAAAGGAACTTGATACTGATTATCCCTATTTACAACTTGGCTCATCTTCCTATATTGATGGCAAAATAGTTGAACGTTTTAGAGGAAACTCCGCAGCTGATTTTCTACGAGGCGTTAGTGGTGTTCATCTCGGCGATATCCGCAATGGTGGTGCATTAGATGTTAATATTCGCGGTTTACAAGGGCAAAGTCGAGTACCCGTTATTGTGGACGGAACTCAGCAATCCATTGATACCTATCGCGGATATGCAGGTGTTCAACAACGAAGCTATCTCGACCCAGATTTAATCAGCAAAGTACAAATTGATAAAGGGCCAACTTTGGCTACAGATGCTACTGGAGCCATTGGCGGAGTTGTTCGAGTCACCACCTTACAGCCCGCAGATGTGATCCCAAAAGGGGAAACTTTTGGTGTTCGTTTACGTGGGGGAATGGCAAGTAATACCATTTCAGAACGATCAGGCTTCCGTGTAAAAACCCGTGATTCGGACAATTCTAGCTCATGGCCAAGTTTAAATAGCCGTTTCGGCAGTGTTGCCATGGCGACCGACCAAGATCGTTATCAATTGCTTGCAGCTTATGCTTATCGCACTCAAGGCAACTATTTTTCAGGTAAAAATGGCGAAAACCGCTATAGTGATGCACATTATACCAATACAGCAGGAACAGGGATGACAACCGCCGCAGTGGTAAAAGCTTATCCTGCGGGCAAAGAAGTTCTCGACACCCATAATCGAAGCGAATCTTGGTTGCTAAAAGGTGCAGCAGAGCTGACCGATGATCAAAAGTTAGAAGTCATTTACCGCCGCTATGATGCTAGCTGGGGGGAAATTATGCCTTCCATGATTTCTAGCCCTGATAGCAATGGTAATTCAGCCCAATTTGTTCCTAGCAAAATTACCATTGATGCACTTTCTGCTAAGCATAATTACAATCCAGATAATGATTGGTTAAATCTCACATCAGAAGTTTGGTACACGCACGCAATAAGTCGAATGTACAATGCTAACATAGGTAATGTTCCTGTTTTCGATCAGAGTACAGAACAACTTCCTGATCCATTAAGCGAAGAATATAAGCAAGGGCTTTTATCTGATATAAAAGCAGATCGCTATGGGGTAAATTTAACTAACCGATCTCAATTTGAAAGCCGTATTGGTGAATTTAATTTCACCATTGGCGGGTCATTCCAACATGAAGATACTGGCCCTAATTCCCCAGTATTAACCTCAAATTTAGAAAAAAATCGTTTCTTACGCAGTGGTGTTCGCAAAGAGTATAGCTTATCTAGCTCATTAGAATATAAACCTGTCAGTTGGCTCACCTTGCAAGCGGGTGGGCGCTATAGCGAATATAATGTCCGCGACAGAAATAGCACTTTCTATGCAAGTAAATTCCGTATGCAGGAATATACCTTCGCTAGAATGAAAAAAAATGGCGAGTATTTTAAAGAGTGGCCAGAAATTTGGTACATGGAATGGTGGCCAGATGAGCAAGGTAATTACACACTTGAATCACTAAAAAATACCCCTTATGCCAATACAACGCTGGGGGAAAAATATGATTTTGATGGCTATGAGCGCGACCCTCGTCCACCAGAGCAGTCTGTATTGCAGAAGAAAATCACTACCGAATATGCCTATACAAAACCGATAGAACGTAAAGGTAATAATTTTAGTCCTCAGTTTGGTATTGCATTTAATCTTGATGAAACTAGCCAGATTTATGCTAAATACACTGAGTCATATAAAAACCCAACTATCTTTGAATCAACACTAGGAAACTGGACTTCTATTCCTTCTGCTGATTTAAAACCCGAAAAAATAAAGTGATTGAGGTTGGTGTATCAACAATCCAAAATTCATTGTTGATGGAAGATGATAAATTGTCAGCTAAAGTCGCTTGGTTTAAAAGTGATTTACATGACATGGTTACCCGAGGCTATTATCCAACAGACTCATCATGGGTTATTGAAAATGTTGACCTCTATAAAACATCCGGCATTGAGTACAGCTTTACTTATGATCAAGGGCGATTCTATACAGATATTTCAGGTAATTACTATTTAGATGCTTCAACTTGCGATCAAAAATCAGCTGAACGTATTCGTAAAGATCCCTATGGTGATCCAAATACACCAAATTGTGTTGATGGTGGTTTCACTACCTCTCTCGCAAATATTACGAATCCGCCAAAATACAGTATTAATACAACACTTGGCGTAAGATTACTTGATGATCGTAATTTAGATATTGGTGTCCGCCGGATCTACAACAGTGGGCCAACACATAAGCTAAATCGTAGTTGGCATACAAGCGGTATGACCGGGGCGCAAATGACGTATTTATCAACGGTGACTTATGATGCTTATGCGAATTATCAATTCACACCAAATGCAGCTGTTAACTTAACTGTAAGTAACTTAACGGATGAATACTATGTCGACCCAATGGCACTTAGTTTAATGCCTGCGCCGGGACGAACTGTCACTATTGATTTCACATATAAGTTCTAAATAGACCTCTCCTACTCATACGGGTAGGAGATTTTTAAAAATAAGAATGGCTATCTTTCTCTTCCCCATGTACAACAAATCCTATCGCCTACCTTTTAGAATTCGTTATATATAATTTATACTCGATATATATTTCCTCGCCCTCTTATCATCAGATAGTTATTTGACTGGCGATTAAAAAGAAACAAATTGATATTTAAAATAAAATCATGAAATTATCGGCGGTTTTTTAATACAAAAAAGCCCCCAATAATTGATACTCCAACTATTGAAGGCATTTCAAAACCTGATAAAGGTTTTATGTATGGCTAAGATCTAAATGTGATTACAGAACATCAACACAGTTTAGTTCTTTGAATGCTTGTTCTAGACGAACAACCATTGAGTCTTGTGCTTTACGCAGCCATACACGTGGATCGTAGTATTTTTTATTTGGCTTATCAGCACCTTCAGGGTTACCCAATTGTGCTTGTAGATAAGCTTCATTCTTTTTATAGTAATTCAAAATACCATCCCAAGTTGCCCATTGGGTATCAGTATCGATATTCATTTTAATCACACCATAGCCCACAGCTTCTTTAATTTCTTCAGCGCTTGAACCGGAACCACCGTGGAATACGAAGTCTAGGCTGTTGTGTGGTAGGT from Providencia sneebia DSM 19967 includes these protein-coding regions:
- the hpaC gene encoding 4-hydroxyphenylacetate 3-monooxygenase, reductase component; amino-acid sequence: MSLENEHRLNFRDAMASLGAAVNIVTTDGTAGCCGITATAVCSVTDTPPTLMVCVNRNSAMNAVFQENGRLCVNILNHEQEEMACHFAGMKGSTMEERFSWSVWDRGMLQQPLLKDALANLEGEITQVQDIGTHSVYLVEIKKIIVREEGHGLVYFKRKFHPVMMQQILAVTV
- a CDS encoding TonB-dependent receptor domain-containing protein, with product MKPITQLLKILIGVSPFMASGIVIAQDETKNLSQENLTQLGPLKVSGKSQKELDTDYPYLQLGSSSYIDGKIVERFRGNSAADFLRGVSGVHLGDIRNGGALDVNIRGLQGQSRVPVIVDGTQQSIDTYRGYAGVQQRSYLDPDLISKVQIDKGPTLATDATGAIGGVVRVTTLQPADVIPKGETFGVRLRGGMASNTISERSGFRVKTRDSDNSSSWPSLNSRFGSVAMATDQDRYQLLAAYAYRTQGNYFSGKNGENRYSDAHYTNTAGTGMTTAAVVKAYPAGKEVLDTHNRSESWLLKGAAELTDDQKLEVIYRRYDASWGEIMPSMISSPDSNGNSAQFVPSKITIDALSAKHNYNPDNDWLNLTSEVWYTHAISRMYNANIGNVPVFDQSTEQLPDPLSEEYKQGLLSDIKADRYGVNLTNRSQFESRIGEFNFTIGGSFQHEDTGPNSPVLTSNLEKNRFLRSGVRKEYSLSSSLEYKPVSWLTLQAGGRYSEYNVRDRNSTFYASKFRMQEYTFARMKKNGEYFKEWPEIWYMEWWPDEQGNYTLESLKNTPYANTTLGEKYDFDGYERDPRPPEQSVLQKKITTEYAYTKPIERKGNNFSPQFGIAFNLDETSQIYAKYTESYKNPTIFESTLGNWTSIPSADLKPEKIK
- a CDS encoding TonB-dependent receptor domain-containing protein → MIEVGVSTIQNSLLMEDDKLSAKVAWFKSDLHDMVTRGYYPTDSSWVIENVDLYKTSGIEYSFTYDQGRFYTDISGNYYLDASTCDQKSAERIRKDPYGDPNTPNCVDGGFTTSLANITNPPKYSINTTLGVRLLDDRNLDIGVRRIYNSGPTHKLNRSWHTSGMTGAQMTYLSTVTYDAYANYQFTPNAAVNLTVSNLTDEYYVDPMALSLMPAPGRTVTIDFTYKF